In a genomic window of Microterricola viridarii:
- a CDS encoding nucleoside hydrolase: MSAAARPVILDVDTGIDDALALMLAGLSPALDVRAITCVGGNVHLEQVVQNTLQVLELIGRRDIPVAAGARQPLLESPIDASYIHGSNGVADAVLPAASRQPEGVHAVELLRRTLQDADAPVTIIALAPLTNIALFVTMYPELLPRIERIVFMGGAVGAGNATASAEFNVWHDPEAAAIVLRSGVATTMYGLEAFYAVTCSAEQIAALSAAAPGSVASTVGTLLAHLAVVTENEERIAGVGAAAIGDAGTVCAVIDPDGLTLRRAQVEVALAPGITRGQTVVDLRTGLGAGGSETHEAAGNVDVVLAVRGESFSRLFLETMTGPF, from the coding sequence ATGAGCGCGGCAGCACGCCCGGTCATCCTCGACGTCGACACCGGGATCGACGACGCGCTCGCCCTCATGCTGGCGGGCCTCAGCCCCGCGCTCGACGTGCGGGCCATCACCTGCGTCGGCGGCAACGTCCACCTCGAGCAGGTCGTGCAGAACACGCTGCAGGTGCTGGAGCTCATCGGGCGCCGCGACATCCCCGTCGCCGCCGGGGCGCGCCAGCCCCTGCTCGAGTCGCCGATCGACGCCAGCTACATCCACGGCAGCAACGGCGTCGCCGACGCCGTGCTGCCGGCCGCGAGCCGCCAGCCGGAGGGCGTCCACGCCGTCGAGCTGCTGCGCCGCACGCTGCAGGATGCCGACGCCCCCGTCACGATCATCGCGCTGGCGCCGCTGACCAACATCGCACTGTTCGTCACCATGTACCCGGAGCTGCTGCCCCGCATCGAGCGCATCGTGTTCATGGGCGGCGCCGTCGGTGCCGGGAACGCCACCGCCAGCGCCGAATTCAACGTCTGGCACGACCCGGAGGCCGCCGCCATCGTGCTGCGCAGCGGTGTCGCCACCACCATGTACGGCCTGGAGGCGTTCTACGCCGTCACCTGCTCGGCCGAGCAGATCGCCGCGCTCAGCGCTGCCGCACCCGGCTCGGTCGCCTCGACGGTCGGCACCCTGCTGGCCCACCTGGCGGTCGTGACCGAGAACGAGGAGCGGATCGCCGGAGTCGGCGCCGCGGCCATCGGCGATGCCGGAACCGTCTGCGCCGTGATCGACCCGGACGGCCTCACCCTGCGCCGCGCGCAGGTCGAGGTCGCGCTGGCGCCGGGGATCACCCGCGGCCAGACCGTCGTGGACCTGCGCACCGGCCTCGGCGCCGGCGGCTCGGAGACGCACGAG